One segment of Triticum aestivum cultivar Chinese Spring chromosome 2A, IWGSC CS RefSeq v2.1, whole genome shotgun sequence DNA contains the following:
- the LOC123188538 gene encoding pre-mRNA-splicing factor ATP-dependent RNA helicase DEAH7, whose translation MSSDGRLDLDATTSTLGPEDDTAQGLILPTKDKVMYRPPPGRSALGLDLLAHKKREKEGNNSFKRPPEKVVTAASSMDEDERPGSTENDASSLSGGDRGSVARRYRGTNSSEKTLSKESTVTDENERGLTPRHRDESHRQQTPASRYELNDDRGSRDKRGARETSASIGYSSSGRRGYRDDRESNSRRNERSRSTSIDYTNKRSRDDYSSRSSRTPARSDWDSGRWEWEDTPRREYRDDRPGSQRHYPTRSPMLAAASPDARLVSPWLGGNTPRSAASPWDHVSPSPAPVRASGSSKGSSYSSSSGRSHQLTFSNDAEADRSPSAADRNYEITEEMMQDMDYNADRAWYDCEEHNTVFDGDNYAADDSSYKKKEAQLPKKLTRKDGSLMTLSQSKKLSQMTADNAQWEDRQLLRSGAVRGTEVQTEFDDEDERKVILLVHDTKPPFLDGRVVYTKQAEPVMPLKDPTSDMAIIARKGSVLVREIREKQSQNKSRQRFWELAGSNLGNILGVEKTSEQVDADTAVVGDQGEIDFKEEAKFSQHLKEKAEAVSDFAKSKSLSQQRQYLPIYTVRDDLLQVVRENQVVVVVGETGSGKTTQLTQYLHEDGYTTTGVVGCTQPRRVAAMSVAKRVSEEMETELGDKVGYAIRFEDVTCSSTIIKYMTDGVLLRETLKDADLDKYRVIVMDEAHERSLNTDVLFGILKKVVARRRDFKLIVTSATLNADKFSKFFGGVPVFNIPGRTFPVNILFSKTPCEDYVEAAVKQAMTIHITSGPGDILIFMTGQEEIEATCYALAERMEQLISSSTKNVPKLSILPIYSQLPADLQAKIFQKAEEGTRKCIVATNIAETSLTVDGIFYVIDTGYGKMKVYNPRMGMDALQVFPCSRAAADQRAGRAGRTGPGTCYRLFTESAYQNEMLPNPVPEIQRTNLGNVVLLLKSLKVENLLDFDFMDPPPQENILNSMYQLWVLGALNNVGGLTEIGWKMVEFPLDPTLAKMLLMGEKLECLDEVLTIVSMLSVPSVFFRPKDRAEESDAAREKFFVPESDHLTLLNVYLQWKSNQYRGDWCNDHFLHVKGLRKAREVRSQLLDILKALKIPLTSCHMEWDVVRKAICSAYFHNSARLKGIGEYVNCRNGMPCHLHPSSALYGLGYTPDYVVYHELVLTTKEYMQCVSAVDPQWLAELGPMFFSVKDTDTSLLDHKKRQKEEKTAMEEEMEKLRQEQAEAALVEKERERRKRAKQQQQISMPGLKKGSTYLRPKKMGL comes from the exons ATGAGTTCCGACGGCAGGCTGGACCTCGACGCGACGACAAGCACCCTCGGCCCGGAGGATGACACGGCGCAGGGTCTGATACTGCCGACCAAGGATAAGGTCATGTACCGGCCTCCGCCGGGGAGATCCGCGCTAG GTTTGGACCTGCTCGCACACAAGAAAAGAGAAAAGGAAGGTAACAATTCATTTAAGCGGCCTCCTGAGAAGGTAGTGACGGCTGCTTCTTCTATGGATGAAGATGAGAGGCCAGGATCTACAGAAAATGATGCAAGCAGCCTGTCCGGTGGTGACCGTGGCAGCGTGGCTCGCCGTTATCGAGGAACCAATTCCAGTGAGAAAACATTGTCGAAAG AATCTACAGTCACTGATGAGAATGAAAGGGGTCTTACACCCAGACATCGAGATGAATCCCATCGGCAACAG ACCCCCGCCTCTAGGTACGAACTGAATGATGACAGAGGATCCCGTGACAAACGTGGTGCACGCGAGACATCTGCATCCATTGGTTATAGTAGCAGTGGAAGGCGAGGATACCGTGATGACAGGGAATCGAATAGTAGGCGTAATGAACGGAGCAGATCTACATCTATCGACTACACAAACAAAAGAAGTCGGGATGACTATAGCTCGAGAAGCTCAAGAACACCTG CAAGATCTGACTGGGACAGTGGCCGATGGGAATGGGAAGATACACCTCGCCGGGAGTACCGTGATGATCGTCCTGGCTCCCAAAGACATTATCCAACACGATCTCCTATGCTGGCTGCTGCATCTCCTGATGCACGATTGGTGTCTCCTTGGCTAGGTGGGAATACACCCCGTTCCGCAG CATCCCCTTGGGATCATGTTTCTCCCTCACCTGCTCCTGTGAGGGCTTCAGGTTCATCAAAAGGGTCTTCGTATTCAAGTTCCAGTGGAAGATCTCATCAGCTTACCTTTTCAAAT GATGCTGAAGCTGATAGAAGCCCCTCAGCTGCTGATAGGAACTATGAGATTACCGAGGAAATGATGCAAGACATGGATTATAATGCTGACCGTGCTTG gtATGATTGTGAAGAACACAACACTGTGTTCGATGGTGATAATTATGCTGCAGATGATAGCTCCTACAAAAAGAAGGAAGCACAATTGCCTAAGAAATTG ACTCGTAAAGATGGTAGTCTGATGACCCTTTCTCAGAGCAAGAAATTATCACAGATGACTGCTGATAATGCTCAGTGGGAGGACAGACAATTGTTGAGGTCTGGAGCTGTTAGAGGAACGGAGGTGCAGACAGAATTTGATGATGAGGACGAGCGTAAAGTAATACTTCTTGTTCATG ATACAAAACCTCCCTTCCTGGATGGGCGAGTTGTATACACAAAGCAAGCAGAGCCTGTAATGCCACTGAAGGATCCAACATCTGATATGGCTATCATTGCACGAAAAGGTTCTGTTTTGGTTAGGGAAATTCGTGAAAAGCAGAGCCAGAACAAGTCGCGGCAACGCTTCTGGGAGCTTGCTGGATCTAATCTTGGAAATATATTGGGCGTTGAGAAAACGTCTGAACAG GTTGATGCAGATACTGCTGTTGTTGGTGATCAAGGGGAGATTGATTTCAAGGAGGAAGCAAAGTTTTCGCAACACTTGAAGGAAAAAGCAGAAGCTGTCAGTGATTTTGCAAAATCTAAATCTCTTTCTCAGCAAAGACAATATCTTCCCATATATACTGTTCGAGATGACCTGCTACAG GTTGTGCGTGAAAATCAAGTAGTTGTGGTCGTTGGTGAAACTGGTTCTGGGAAGACCACTCAACTTACTCAGTATCTGCATGAGGATGGATATACCACAACTGGTGTTGTTGGCTGTACTCAACCGAGACGTGTGGCTGCCATGAGTGTTGCCAAGCGGGTCAGTGAAGAAATGGAAACCGAACTGGGTGATAAAGTTGGATATGCTATCCGATTTGAGGACGTCACTTGTTCTAGCACTATAATAAAG TATATGACAGATGGAGTGCTTCTTCGTGAAACCTTGAAAGATGCTGACCTTGATAAATATCG TGTTATCGTCATGGATGAAGCACACGAAAGATCCCTCAATACTGATGTTTTGTTTGGCATATTGAAGAAGGTTGTTGCACGTCGGCGGGATTTTAAGCTAATTGTCACATCTGCAACCCTAAATGCAGACAAATTCTCAAAGTTCTTTGGAGG TGTGCCTGTATTTAACATTCCAGGCAGGACATTTCCAGTAAATATCTTGTTTAGCAAAACACCATGTGAAGATTATGTGGAAGCGGCAGTGAAGCAGGCCATGACAATTCACATAACGAGTGGCCCTGGAGACATCCTCATCTTCATGACCGGGCAGGAAGAGATCGAGGCTACTTGCTATGCTCTTGCTGAGCGCATGGAGCAGCTAATATCGTCATCCACGAAGAATGTACCCAAGCTCTCCATCTTGCCGATTTACTCGCAGTTGCCTGCTGACTTGCAGGCCAAGATCTTTCAGAAGGCAGAAGAGGGCACTCGCAAATGCATTGTTGCTACCAATATTGCTGAGACGTCCCTCACAGTGGATGGTATCTTCTATGTCATTGATACCGGGTATGGAAAGATGAAGGTATACAATCCACGGATGGGCATGGATGCTCTTCAGGTTTTTCCGTGTAGTCGAGCAGCTGCAGACCAGCGTGCAGGACGTGCTGGAAGAACCGGCCCTGGCACATGCTACAGGCTGTTCACAGAATCAGCTTACCAGAACGAGATGCTCCCTAACCCCGTGCCAGAGATTCAAAGGACTAACCTGGGAAACGTGGTTCTCTTACTGAAGTCCCTCAAAGTCgaaaacttgcttgattttgactTCATGGACCCACCCCCCCAGGAGAATATCCTCAACTCCATGTACCAGCTCTGGGTGTTGGGCGCCTTGAACAATGTTGGTGGACTTACAGAAATAGGTTGGAAGATGGTGGAGTTCCCATTGGACCCGACTCTAGCAAAGATGCTTCTCATGGGGGAGAAGCTGGAATGCCTTGATGAAGTATTGACCATTGTATCCATGCTCTCAGTACCCTCAGTTTTCTTCCGGCCAAAAGATCGAGCAGAGGAGAGCGATGCCGCAAGGGAAAAATTCTTTGTCCCAGAGTCTGACCACCTAACACTCCTGAATGTATACCTGCAGTGGAAGTCAAACCAATATCGAGGAGACTGGTGTAATGACCATTTCCTCCATGTTAAGGGTCTCCGTAAGGCTCGGGAAGTGAGATCTCAACTGCTAGACATACTGAAAGCCCTGAAGATCCCACTGACATCATGCCATATGGAATGGGACGTGGTAAGGAAAGCTATCTGCTCGGCGTACTTCCATAACTCGGCAAGGTTGAAGGGCATAGGAGAGTATGTCAACTGCCGGAATGGGATGCCGTGCCACCTGCATCCGAGCAGTGCTCTGTATGGTCTCGGGTACACCCCTGACTATGTGGTGTACCACGAGCTTGTCCTGACAACCAAGGAGTATATGCAGTGTGTGAGCGCAGTGGATCCGCAATGGCTGGCGGAGCTGGGTCCTATGTTCTTCTCTGTGAAAGACACGGACACCTCCCTTCTGGACCACAAGAAGAGACAGAAGGAGGAGAAGACGGCCATGGAAGAGGAGATGGAGAAGCTGAGGCAGGAACAGGCGGAGGCAGCACTCGTGGAGAAGGAGAGGGAGCGACGGAAGAgagccaagcagcagcagcagatctctATGCCGGGTCTGAAGAAAGGTTCGACATATCTGAGGCCCAAGAAGATGGGTTTGTAG